ATGATCGGCGAGGACAGGACTCGGCAGAGGTTCACCTGGTAGACCTCGCCGGCGGCGATCTCGTCGCGGATGGCCTTGACGGCGCCGACGTATGCGTCCTGATCCATGGAGGAGATCCAGGCGTCGCGATCGGGGCCGGTCCAGGGGGTCGCCGGCGTGGGGAGCGGAGCGTCCCGAACGTCGTCGAAGCGCGCGAGGGTCCAGTCGCCTTCGTAGGTGCCCACGACGGCCCAGAAACCGGCGGAGTCCAGGGCGGTCAGGTCCGAGGTGACGTCACGCAGCCCGGTCGCGAGCCGGCCCGCGAAGTGGGCCATTGGCTCGGGGCCGGAGGCTATGAGGGGCGCGTGTCGGGCGGGGGAGGGCACGTCTCATTGTCTCGCGCTTTGGGATCTCCCGGCTCGGGGGTCGCCTTAGCGCAGGTCCACGTGCTGGCGGCTACTTCACGGCCCGAAGTCGGAGGTGCCGCTCGCCGTCGCGACGAAGCTGTGGATGTCCGGCGCCGACAGGCGGGTGAACACGCCCGGCGTGCCCGGGACCGCGCAGCCGTTGCCCCAGCTCGTGACGCCGATCAGTTCCCAGGTGCCGCCCGGCAGCGGGCTCAGCAGCGGGCCGCCGCTGTCGCCGGTGCAGGCGTCGTGGTGCCCGTCGCCGCCGGCGCAGAGCATCTCCTGCGGGTAGAGCGCGGGGTTGCGCACGCCGTCGAACACGCTCTGGCAAGGGGTGTCGCCGACCAGCGGGAGGTCCACCTGGCGCAGCTCGTCCGGGTACACGCCGCCGCCGACGTCAGCCGGGCCCTGCGGCTGGGTGCTGCCCCAGCCGATGGCGCGGGCCGGGGTCCCGGGCTGCTCGTAGGCCTGGTTGCCGGAGGTCGGCATGGTCGGCGGGGCGATGCCGGCGATCGGCGAGTCGAGCTGCACCACCGCGGCGTCGTCGGACTCGGTCGCCGAGTC
This window of the Catenulispora sp. EB89 genome carries:
- a CDS encoding trypsin-like serine protease, which encodes MARRRRRVARMAAWGVAGVLTVAGVAAATALGAPAKPATLRPIPRIVGGAPAPDGAYPFMAALQQWVGNGYLTICGGTLIAPDQVLTAAHCVDQWSVGQAAADGEPKERIIVGRTVLSGSDGAIRVPNAIRVDPTWDSATESDDAAVVQLDSPIAGIAPPTMPTSGNQAYEQPGTPARAIGWGSTQPQGPADVGGGVYPDELRQVDLPLVGDTPCQSVFDGVRNPALYPQEMLCAGGDGHHDACTGDSGGPLLSPLPGGTWELIGVTSWGNGCAVPGTPGVFTRLSAPDIHSFVATASGTSDFGP